A section of the Neorhizobium galegae bv. orientalis str. HAMBI 540 genome encodes:
- a CDS encoding ABC transporter ATP-binding protein, with amino-acid sequence MSKAAEIDIASVSKIYGTTTAVHAISLKIPAGTYCCLLGPSGCGKTSTLRMIAGHESISSGDVRLGNTVVTDLPPAKRGTAMMFQSYALFPHLDLVDNVAFSLKMKGVDKDERRAKAMDMLRLMQLEAYATRRPAQLSGGQQQRVALARALITDPEALLLDEPLSALDPFLKIRMRAELKKLQTSLGITFVHVTHSQEEAMALADLIVVMNDGRIEQAAHPRVVFEKPATAFVAKFMGDHNVISGRVTQSSGDKLMLSVPAGGDFLATDDGAAGLTDTADIAIRTDHVRIGQPSEKGLGFTGSVSNVEYRGSSVKLSVNGAGIDDFTAILTDAEFFANPVKVGEAIPLSWGREDAIVLGRLKN; translated from the coding sequence ATGAGCAAAGCCGCCGAAATCGACATCGCTTCAGTCTCTAAGATCTACGGAACAACCACTGCCGTTCATGCGATCAGCCTGAAGATTCCCGCCGGAACCTATTGCTGCCTGCTCGGCCCTTCCGGCTGCGGCAAGACCTCGACGCTCCGGATGATCGCCGGGCACGAGAGCATTTCCTCGGGTGACGTCCGCCTAGGCAATACCGTCGTCACGGACCTGCCGCCGGCCAAGCGCGGCACGGCGATGATGTTCCAGTCCTACGCCCTCTTTCCGCATCTCGACCTCGTCGACAATGTCGCCTTCAGCCTCAAAATGAAGGGCGTCGACAAGGACGAGCGGCGCGCCAAGGCGATGGACATGCTGCGGCTGATGCAGCTCGAAGCCTATGCCACCCGCCGTCCGGCCCAGCTTTCCGGCGGCCAGCAGCAGCGCGTGGCGCTCGCCCGCGCGCTGATCACCGATCCGGAAGCGCTGCTTCTTGACGAGCCGCTTTCGGCGCTCGATCCCTTCCTGAAAATCCGCATGCGCGCGGAACTGAAGAAGCTGCAGACCTCACTCGGCATTACCTTCGTACACGTGACGCACAGCCAGGAGGAGGCCATGGCGCTCGCCGACCTGATCGTGGTGATGAACGATGGCCGCATCGAACAGGCTGCCCATCCCCGCGTGGTGTTCGAAAAGCCCGCGACCGCCTTCGTCGCCAAGTTCATGGGCGACCACAACGTCATCTCCGGCCGGGTGACGCAGAGCTCCGGCGACAAGCTGATGTTGTCGGTGCCCGCAGGCGGCGATTTCCTCGCCACCGACGATGGCGCCGCCGGGCTGACCGACACGGCCGACATCGCCATCCGCACCGACCATGTCCGCATCGGCCAGCCTTCCGAAAAGGGCCTCGGCTTCACCGGTTCCGTCTCGAACGTGGAATATCGCGGTTCTTCGGTAAAGCTCTCGGTCAACGGCGCGGGCATCGACGATTTCACCGCGATCCTGACCGACGCCGAATTTTTCGCCAATCCGGTCAAGGTTGGAGAAGCGATCCCCCTTTCCTGGGGCCGCGAGGACGCCATCGTCCTCGGCCGCCTCAAGAACTGA
- a CDS encoding GntR family transcriptional regulator, with protein MNISEKINLTDTTPEDRSPEDRSMAIRETLRNAIIDRRLAPGTKLSESEVGSLFDVSRTVARAALQMLAFEGLVKTERNRGAFVSNPSPEEARQIFASRRLIEPGIVAAAVERLTPEDIAEFRRQLDEEERYLNERGPAARRAEIKASGDFHLMLASVAGNVILQRFMDELVARSSLVIALYGRSGVSSCGHAEHSAVLDALEKGDGERAAKLMIHHIDHIEADLDLQLKQGLGLKDALSLA; from the coding sequence ATGAATATCAGCGAAAAGATCAATCTTACCGATACGACGCCCGAGGATCGCTCCCCGGAAGATCGCTCCATGGCGATCCGGGAGACTTTACGCAACGCGATTATCGATCGGCGTCTTGCGCCCGGCACCAAGCTGTCGGAAAGCGAAGTCGGCTCTCTTTTCGACGTCAGCCGCACGGTTGCCCGAGCCGCGCTGCAGATGCTTGCGTTCGAAGGCCTGGTGAAGACCGAGCGTAATCGCGGCGCCTTCGTTTCCAATCCGTCGCCGGAAGAAGCGCGTCAAATTTTTGCCTCCCGCCGGCTGATCGAACCCGGCATCGTCGCAGCCGCGGTCGAGCGCCTCACGCCCGAGGATATCGCGGAATTCCGTCGTCAGCTCGACGAGGAAGAGCGTTATCTGAACGAACGCGGTCCGGCTGCACGGCGCGCCGAGATCAAGGCGTCCGGCGATTTCCACCTGATGCTGGCCTCCGTTGCCGGCAATGTCATCCTGCAGCGTTTCATGGATGAGCTGGTTGCGCGTTCGTCGCTGGTGATCGCGCTTTACGGCCGTTCCGGCGTCTCAAGCTGTGGGCATGCCGAGCACAGCGCCGTTCTCGACGCCCTGGAAAAGGGCGATGGCGAGCGTGCCGCCAAGCTCATGATCCACCACATCGACCACATCGAAGCGGATCTCGATCTTCAGCTGAAGCAGGGTCTCGGCCTTAAGGATGCCCTGTCGCTCGCCTAA
- a CDS encoding ABC transporter substrate-binding protein has product MKATRFTQLATLALLATLGGTATASAQSKTLTISWWGYNGEKMTANIIDPFKKICGCDIVFETGNNADRLNKLKLRDGKGVDVIYLTDSFSQLGIEQGLFQPVDPAKIPNLSEIYELGRAPQGKYGPAYTIGRIGLVYDSAKVNPPVTSWNDLWRPDLKSSVSLPGITTTAGPMVVVQAGKHAGVDPYASTDKAFEAVEALKPNVVKNYNTGSELVNLISTGEVRVAIGQDFTLASMQAAVKTMTWAKLKDGDIATLNTVNIPKGSTNVELAHQFINFILSKDVQQKEAEQGVDAPISTKVQLTPDQAKIWTYGADQVSSLSRVDYAKMNAAKTDWIDRWNEVFGK; this is encoded by the coding sequence ATGAAGGCCACTCGTTTCACCCAATTGGCAACCCTTGCTCTCCTGGCGACGCTCGGCGGCACAGCAACGGCAAGCGCCCAGTCGAAGACGCTCACCATTTCCTGGTGGGGCTATAACGGCGAGAAGATGACTGCCAACATCATCGACCCGTTCAAGAAGATCTGCGGCTGCGACATCGTTTTCGAAACCGGCAACAATGCCGACCGCCTCAACAAGCTGAAGCTGCGCGACGGCAAGGGCGTCGATGTCATCTACCTGACAGACAGCTTCTCGCAGCTCGGCATCGAGCAGGGCCTCTTCCAGCCGGTCGATCCCGCGAAGATCCCGAACCTCTCCGAGATCTACGAACTCGGCCGCGCGCCGCAGGGCAAATACGGCCCGGCCTATACGATCGGCCGTATCGGCCTCGTCTACGACTCGGCCAAGGTGAACCCTCCGGTCACCTCCTGGAACGATCTGTGGCGCCCGGACCTGAAGAGCTCGGTTTCGCTTCCGGGCATCACCACCACGGCCGGCCCGATGGTCGTTGTGCAGGCCGGCAAACATGCGGGCGTCGATCCCTATGCCAGCACCGACAAGGCGTTCGAAGCCGTCGAAGCCCTGAAGCCGAACGTGGTCAAGAACTACAATACCGGCTCCGAACTGGTGAATTTGATCTCGACCGGCGAAGTGCGCGTCGCAATCGGCCAGGATTTCACGCTCGCCTCCATGCAGGCGGCGGTGAAGACCATGACCTGGGCGAAGCTCAAGGACGGCGATATCGCCACGCTGAACACCGTCAACATCCCGAAGGGTTCGACAAATGTCGAACTGGCCCACCAGTTCATCAACTTCATCCTGTCGAAGGACGTGCAGCAGAAGGAAGCCGAGCAGGGCGTCGATGCGCCGATCTCCACCAAGGTCCAGCTCACGCCGGACCAGGCGAAGATCTGGACCTACGGTGCCGATCAGGTTTCCAGCCTGAGCCGCGTCGACTACGCCAAGATGAACGCCGCCAAGACCGACTGGATCGACCGCTGGAACGAGGTTTTCGGCAAGTAA
- a CDS encoding nucleoside 2-deoxyribosyltransferase, which produces MPTIYLAGPEVFLPDAQTVMGEKRRLARSFGFEPTGPGSDENQAPVGQLTAAAIYQRNDGAMRRADVCLANITPFRGISADPGTVYEIGFMIALGKRVWAYTNHPDDYGTRVRSIWYSGLDIDESSGRPRGPDGLSIENHGKADNLMIDIGIEEGGGRVIRAATLPADPERDLAAYTEALRYLRG; this is translated from the coding sequence ATGCCGACCATCTATCTCGCCGGACCGGAAGTATTTTTGCCCGATGCCCAGACCGTGATGGGCGAAAAACGCCGGCTCGCCCGCAGCTTCGGTTTTGAGCCGACCGGTCCCGGCAGCGACGAGAACCAGGCGCCCGTAGGCCAGCTGACGGCGGCCGCGATCTACCAGCGCAACGACGGCGCGATGCGACGCGCGGATGTCTGCCTTGCCAATATCACGCCGTTTCGCGGCATCAGTGCCGATCCCGGCACCGTCTATGAAATCGGCTTCATGATCGCGCTCGGGAAACGGGTCTGGGCCTATACCAACCATCCCGACGACTACGGCACGCGGGTGCGGTCGATCTGGTATTCCGGGCTCGATATCGACGAGAGCAGCGGTCGTCCTCGCGGCCCGGACGGGCTGTCGATCGAGAACCACGGCAAGGCTGACAATCTGATGATCGACATCGGCATCGAGGAAGGTGGCGGCCGGGTCATTCGCGCCGCGACACTGCCAGCCGATCCCGAACGGGATCTCGCCGCTTATACCGAGGCCTTGCGATACTTGCGCGGTTAG
- a CDS encoding NADH:flavin oxidoreductase/NADH oxidase, which yields MAQPALFSPIRVRNLELSNRIVIAPMCQYSAEDGCMTDWHVIHLGQLALSGAALLTIEATGVTPEGRITYADVGLYDDATEKAMGRTLDSIRKWSDMPISVQLAHAGRKASTDKPWLGGSQIAPDHPNGWQTQSASAIPFNPKYVAPVALDRQGLNEVRDAFAASAVRAARIGLDAIQIHAAHGYLLHQFLSPLSNQRTDEYGGSLENRARFPLEVFDAVRQAFPSDKAVTVRVSATDWVEGGLDIDQSIAFAQMLDEKGCDAIHVSSGGLHMEQKIPLGPNYQVPLARAVKAAVKMPVVAVGLITEPTQAEAIVSTGDADIVAIARAVLYDPRWPWHAAAELGAQVKPAPQYLRCQPSQLRNLFTS from the coding sequence ATGGCCCAGCCTGCTCTCTTTTCTCCGATCCGCGTCCGCAATCTCGAACTCTCGAACCGCATCGTCATCGCGCCCATGTGCCAATATTCGGCCGAGGACGGCTGCATGACCGACTGGCACGTCATCCATCTCGGCCAGCTCGCGCTCTCCGGCGCAGCGCTTCTGACGATCGAGGCGACCGGGGTCACCCCGGAGGGCCGCATCACCTATGCGGATGTCGGGCTCTATGACGACGCCACCGAAAAGGCGATGGGCCGCACGCTCGATAGCATTCGCAAATGGTCGGACATGCCGATCTCGGTGCAGCTCGCCCACGCCGGTCGCAAGGCCTCGACCGACAAGCCCTGGCTCGGCGGCAGCCAGATCGCCCCGGATCACCCGAACGGCTGGCAGACCCAATCGGCTTCGGCGATCCCCTTCAATCCGAAATACGTGGCTCCCGTCGCGCTCGACAGGCAAGGCCTGAACGAGGTGCGCGACGCGTTTGCGGCTTCCGCGGTACGGGCGGCCCGTATCGGCCTCGACGCGATCCAGATCCATGCGGCGCATGGCTATCTGCTGCACCAGTTCCTGTCGCCGCTCTCCAATCAGCGCACAGACGAGTATGGCGGTTCGCTGGAAAACCGGGCGCGTTTTCCGCTCGAAGTTTTTGATGCCGTGCGCCAGGCCTTCCCCTCCGACAAGGCGGTGACGGTGCGCGTCTCGGCGACCGACTGGGTCGAGGGCGGCCTCGACATCGACCAGAGCATCGCATTTGCCCAGATGCTGGACGAGAAGGGCTGCGACGCCATCCATGTGTCGAGCGGCGGGCTGCATATGGAACAGAAGATCCCGCTCGGCCCGAACTATCAGGTGCCCTTGGCACGTGCCGTCAAGGCTGCGGTGAAGATGCCAGTCGTGGCGGTCGGGCTGATCACCGAACCGACGCAGGCGGAAGCGATCGTTTCGACCGGCGACGCGGATATCGTCGCGATCGCCCGTGCGGTGCTTTACGATCCGCGCTGGCCCTGGCATGCGGCAGCGGAACTCGGCGCCCAGGTGAAGCCCGCACCGCAATATCTCCGCTGCCAACCGTCGCAACTCAGGAACCTGTTTACCTCCTGA
- a CDS encoding ABC transporter permease: protein MNKFARWSLTLPATIAVVLLLVIPVVLTIATTFGEAGGPFSTYAAFFKSGFRMAVLYRTLQIALITTGISLVVGFITAYVIAQMPGRLKSIMIIAAVFPLLTGVVVRSFAWLIILGKNGIINNVLMSIGLIGEPLSMLYTQGSVIVAMVYLFVPLMILTLVGVLEGIPRDLIEAATSLGARPIPTFLQVILPLAAPGLIVGAVLVFTGSFTSYATPQLLGGEKQMMMGTFLYQRAMVTFDWVGASTIAAIMVVITIGVVLIMSRMARRLNPMAV from the coding sequence ATGAACAAGTTTGCCAGATGGAGTTTGACGTTGCCGGCGACGATCGCCGTCGTCCTGCTTCTGGTCATCCCCGTCGTTCTGACGATCGCCACCACCTTCGGCGAGGCGGGCGGGCCGTTCTCCACTTATGCGGCCTTCTTCAAGAGCGGCTTCCGCATGGCGGTTCTCTACCGCACCCTTCAGATCGCATTGATCACCACGGGCATCTCGCTCGTGGTCGGTTTCATCACAGCATACGTCATTGCCCAGATGCCGGGGCGCCTGAAGAGCATCATGATTATCGCAGCGGTGTTTCCGCTGCTGACCGGCGTCGTGGTCCGCTCCTTCGCCTGGCTGATCATCCTCGGCAAGAACGGCATCATCAACAATGTCCTGATGTCGATCGGGCTGATCGGCGAGCCTCTGTCGATGCTGTACACTCAGGGCTCCGTCATCGTCGCGATGGTCTATTTGTTCGTACCCCTGATGATCCTGACGCTGGTCGGCGTGCTTGAGGGAATCCCACGCGACCTCATCGAAGCGGCCACCTCGCTCGGCGCCCGACCGATCCCGACTTTCCTCCAGGTCATCCTGCCGCTCGCAGCCCCTGGCCTCATCGTCGGCGCGGTGCTGGTCTTTACCGGCAGCTTCACCTCCTATGCGACACCGCAGCTTCTCGGCGGCGAAAAGCAGATGATGATGGGCACGTTCCTCTATCAGCGCGCCATGGTGACCTTCGATTGGGTCGGCGCCTCGACGATCGCCGCGATCATGGTGGTCATAACTATCGGCGTCGTGCTCATCATGAGCCGCATGGCACGCCGTCTCAACCCGATGGCGGTCTGA
- a CDS encoding adenine deaminase: MTVSAPLPDDLLINAADEVRIRQDLVLTALGKRPADRLLRVGRLLDVHSRTWLEDQEIVIKGRRIAYVGPAGSFAGEVAERSHEPNLSAVPGFGEAHKHIESSHLTPEWEAALVMPHGVTWTCEASHEFSNVNGARNLEFWLEARRRGSPMKIFPLPGSAVPPTAYEWGGGYFGYDEQKQFMSESLMVAGLDEVMDWPSISDPSNPSYDRLWGMIGATFEQRGVVEGHGAGLRDLASINAFAAAGLASDHEGWFLDEIWQKLQHGLFIELRPHSLPEVIKGLIEKNLADWSQMAFVTDDRSASDTLKMGATDYNVRLAIENGLSPEIAIQCVTLNPARHMRLTPWVGSIAPGRFADIVLLDDVEKLSIAKVWADGTPVSEGRTFTGARPKIDWPEWATKTVKIDRQVTAADFRIEAPAGRATANAALLRPFHWSDEFITMELSVKDGAVQRDHDRNVTKFSIVDRFSGEAKVSKMFWLGTGPRTPDTALGSTLGHDKHNIWVVGSSDEAMAMVANALAEQQGGWVLVSGGRVIARVHYEVGGLMTARSAENLDAEMQALYKAGETIDWMYEPTFSPRWWPGFPERLSFATLTCSPWRWVLVAPSERAPQGFVNVLTGETHPVVW; encoded by the coding sequence ATGACAGTTTCCGCCCCCCTCCCCGACGACCTGCTGATCAACGCGGCCGACGAAGTTCGCATCCGCCAGGACCTGGTGTTGACCGCGCTCGGCAAACGGCCGGCGGACCGGCTGCTGAGGGTTGGCAGATTACTCGACGTCCACAGCAGGACCTGGCTCGAGGACCAGGAGATCGTCATCAAGGGACGGCGGATCGCCTATGTCGGACCGGCCGGCAGTTTTGCAGGCGAGGTAGCGGAACGTAGCCACGAGCCCAATCTCTCGGCTGTTCCCGGTTTCGGCGAGGCGCACAAACATATCGAGAGTTCCCACCTGACACCGGAATGGGAAGCGGCGCTTGTCATGCCGCACGGGGTCACCTGGACCTGCGAGGCGAGCCACGAATTCTCGAACGTCAACGGTGCCCGCAACCTGGAATTCTGGCTGGAAGCCCGCCGCCGCGGCTCGCCGATGAAGATCTTTCCGCTGCCGGGCTCGGCCGTGCCGCCGACGGCCTATGAATGGGGCGGCGGGTATTTCGGTTATGACGAGCAGAAGCAGTTCATGAGCGAAAGCCTGATGGTCGCCGGCCTCGACGAGGTAATGGACTGGCCGTCGATCTCGGATCCCTCCAACCCGTCCTACGACCGGCTCTGGGGCATGATCGGCGCAACCTTCGAGCAGCGGGGCGTTGTCGAAGGCCATGGCGCAGGTCTGCGCGACCTGGCCTCGATCAACGCGTTTGCCGCCGCGGGCCTTGCCTCCGATCACGAAGGATGGTTCCTGGATGAGATCTGGCAGAAGCTGCAGCATGGGCTGTTCATCGAGCTTCGGCCGCATTCGCTGCCGGAGGTGATCAAGGGCCTCATCGAGAAGAACCTCGCCGACTGGTCGCAGATGGCCTTTGTCACCGACGACCGCAGCGCCTCCGACACGCTGAAGATGGGCGCGACGGACTACAATGTCCGCCTTGCGATCGAGAACGGCCTTTCGCCGGAAATCGCCATCCAGTGCGTGACGCTCAACCCTGCGCGGCATATGCGGCTGACGCCCTGGGTCGGGTCGATCGCACCGGGCCGTTTTGCGGATATCGTGCTGCTCGACGACGTCGAAAAGCTGTCTATCGCCAAGGTCTGGGCGGATGGCACGCCGGTTTCGGAAGGCAGGACATTTACCGGTGCGCGTCCGAAGATCGATTGGCCGGAATGGGCGACCAAGACGGTGAAAATCGACCGCCAGGTGACCGCCGCCGATTTCCGCATCGAGGCGCCGGCCGGTCGCGCCACGGCGAATGCAGCCCTGCTGCGGCCCTTCCACTGGTCGGACGAATTCATCACTATGGAACTATCGGTCAAGGATGGCGCAGTGCAGCGCGACCACGACCGCAACGTCACGAAATTCTCGATCGTCGACCGGTTCTCCGGCGAGGCGAAAGTGTCAAAAATGTTCTGGCTCGGCACCGGACCGCGCACGCCGGATACGGCGCTCGGTTCGACGCTTGGGCATGACAAGCACAATATCTGGGTAGTCGGCTCCTCCGACGAGGCGATGGCGATGGTCGCCAATGCGCTCGCCGAACAGCAGGGTGGCTGGGTGCTGGTCTCGGGCGGCAGGGTGATCGCCCGTGTCCACTACGAGGTCGGCGGGCTGATGACCGCGCGCTCGGCCGAAAACCTCGATGCGGAAATGCAAGCGCTTTACAAAGCCGGCGAGACGATCGACTGGATGTACGAGCCGACTTTTTCGCCACGCTGGTGGCCGGGCTTCCCGGAGCGGCTGTCGTTTGCGACGCTGACCTGCTCCCCATGGCGCTGGGTGCTGGTGGCGCCATCGGAGCGGGCACCGCAGGGGTTCGTCAACGTGCTGACCGGCGAAACGCACCCGGTCGTCTGGTAG
- a CDS encoding ABC transporter substrate-binding protein translates to MTETKKPTKGISRRTLLKTASAAAGLAAGSGAITGFPTIWAQNPITLRQFGTGVSNLNAIAEKCKADLGITLEMTATDSDAAAQRAVTQPNSYDIADIEYWILKKVYPAGVIQPMDTTKLKYYDKIVPLFKNGKLKPDSVIAQGTAPHTVGYVAKPGDKTFAKEETKWFTMVPTIYNADTLGIRPDLVGREISTWADIMDPKFKGKASILNIPSIGIMDAAMIMEAMGNIKYVDKGNMTKAEIDKTIDFLIKAKQAGQFRAFWKSFDESVNLMASGEVVIQSMWSPAVAAVRSKGIACKYQPLKEGYRSWGGGLGLAAHLSGAKLDAAYEYINWYTSGWVGAYLNRQGYYSAAMETAKAHMSADEWGYWIEGKAAKGDIVAPDGKIMEKAGAVRDGGSFEERMGHVACWNSVMDEDRYMVRRWNEFIAA, encoded by the coding sequence ATGACTGAGACCAAAAAACCAACCAAGGGCATTTCGCGCCGCACGCTTCTGAAGACGGCGTCCGCCGCGGCCGGTCTTGCCGCCGGCTCCGGCGCCATCACCGGCTTCCCGACCATCTGGGCCCAGAACCCGATCACGCTGCGCCAGTTCGGCACCGGCGTTTCGAACCTCAATGCGATCGCCGAGAAGTGCAAGGCCGACCTCGGCATCACGCTCGAAATGACCGCGACGGACTCTGACGCGGCCGCCCAGCGCGCCGTCACCCAGCCGAACTCCTACGACATCGCCGATATCGAGTACTGGATCCTCAAGAAGGTCTATCCGGCCGGCGTCATCCAGCCGATGGATACGACCAAGCTCAAATATTACGACAAGATCGTGCCGCTGTTCAAAAACGGCAAGCTGAAGCCGGACAGCGTGATCGCGCAAGGGACCGCGCCGCACACGGTGGGTTACGTCGCAAAGCCCGGCGACAAGACCTTCGCCAAGGAAGAAACCAAGTGGTTCACGATGGTTCCGACCATCTACAACGCCGACACGCTCGGCATCCGCCCGGACCTGGTCGGCCGCGAGATCTCGACCTGGGCCGACATCATGGACCCGAAGTTCAAGGGCAAGGCATCGATCCTCAACATCCCGTCGATCGGCATCATGGATGCCGCGATGATCATGGAAGCCATGGGCAACATCAAGTATGTCGACAAGGGCAACATGACCAAGGCGGAAATCGACAAGACGATCGATTTCCTGATCAAGGCCAAGCAGGCCGGCCAGTTCCGCGCTTTCTGGAAGTCGTTCGACGAGAGCGTCAACCTGATGGCCTCTGGCGAAGTCGTCATCCAGTCCATGTGGTCGCCGGCTGTCGCCGCCGTCCGTTCCAAGGGCATCGCCTGCAAATACCAGCCGCTCAAGGAAGGTTACCGCTCGTGGGGCGGCGGTCTGGGCCTTGCCGCCCATCTCTCGGGCGCCAAGCTCGACGCTGCCTATGAATATATCAACTGGTACACGTCCGGCTGGGTCGGCGCCTATCTCAACCGCCAGGGCTACTATTCGGCCGCCATGGAAACCGCCAAGGCACACATGTCCGCCGACGAATGGGGCTACTGGATCGAAGGCAAGGCAGCCAAGGGCGATATCGTCGCTCCGGACGGCAAGATCATGGAAAAAGCCGGCGCCGTGCGCGACGGCGGCTCCTTCGAGGAACGCATGGGCCACGTGGCCTGCTGGAACTCGGTGATGGACGAGGACCGATACATGGTCCGCCGCTGGAACGAGTTCATCGCGGCGTAA
- a CDS encoding ABC transporter permease, whose translation MMATRIHPLLGAFAILVFFFLLAPLVIIVGAALSDTTFLTFPPQGLTLRWFANIFQIEAFRRTAITSLQVAILGTGLSLLIGIPAAYALNRYRVELPRWLSTLFVLPILVPEIVFGFALLKSITIGLGLPVFVSLVVGHALLILPYSVRVVGASLASFDFSIEEAARSLGCPPLKTFMTVVLPNIRAGVIAAFILAFITSINDVSVSVFLTGPGISTLPIQILAHMEQFFDPTIASVSVLLMLVTVGVMAIVEATLGLTFLTK comes from the coding sequence CTGATGGCGACGCGTATTCATCCCCTGCTCGGCGCTTTCGCCATTCTCGTCTTTTTCTTCCTGCTCGCGCCGCTGGTGATCATCGTCGGCGCGGCCCTCAGCGACACGACATTCCTCACTTTCCCGCCACAGGGACTGACGTTGCGCTGGTTCGCCAACATCTTCCAGATCGAGGCTTTTCGGCGCACGGCGATTACCAGCCTGCAGGTCGCCATCCTCGGCACCGGCCTATCGCTGCTGATCGGCATTCCGGCGGCCTATGCGCTGAACCGTTATAGGGTCGAGCTGCCGCGCTGGCTTTCGACGCTGTTCGTGCTGCCGATCCTGGTGCCGGAAATCGTCTTCGGCTTCGCGCTCCTGAAGTCGATCACGATAGGTCTCGGCCTGCCGGTGTTCGTCAGCCTCGTCGTCGGCCACGCGCTGCTGATCCTGCCCTATTCGGTGCGGGTCGTTGGCGCCAGCCTCGCCTCCTTCGATTTCTCTATCGAGGAAGCGGCGCGGAGCCTCGGCTGTCCGCCGCTCAAAACCTTCATGACCGTGGTGCTGCCGAACATCCGCGCCGGCGTCATCGCCGCCTTCATCCTGGCCTTCATCACCTCCATCAACGACGTCTCGGTCTCGGTTTTCCTGACCGGACCCGGCATTTCGACGCTGCCGATCCAGATTCTCGCGCATATGGAGCAGTTCTTCGACCCGACGATCGCTTCCGTTTCCGTCCTTCTGATGCTGGTAACCGTCGGTGTCATGGCGATCGTCGAAGCGACGCTCGGCCTCACATTCCTCACCAAGTAG